AATATGCTCTTGCCTCAGCCCGCCGATACTCGCACCAGCAGCTTGCCGAAATTGCGCCCCTCCAGCATGCCGATGAAGGCCTGCGGCGCCGCCTCGAGCCCGTCGACCACGTCCTCGCGGTAGCGCACCCGCCCGTCGGCGATCCAGCCGGCCATATCGCGGTAGAAGGCCGGGCGCTGGTCGGCGAATTCGCGCTGGATGAAGCCGCGCAGGGTGAAGCTCTTGGTCAGGACCTGGCGCATCATGAGCGGCAGCCGATCCGGGCCCGGGAACGGTCCGGCCTCGCTGTACTGGGCGATCAGGCCGCAGACCGGGATGCGGGCGAAGGTGTTGAGCAGCGGGAACACCGCGTCCCACACCGCCCCGCCGACATTCTCGAAATAGATGTCGATCCCCTCCGGGCAGGCCCCGTGCAGCTGGCCCGGCAGGTCGGGCGCGCGGTGGTCGACCACCGCGTCGAAGCCGAGCTCGTCGCGCACGAAGGCGAGCTTGTCCGCTCCACCGACGATGCCGACGGCGCGGGCGCCCTTGATGCGGGCGATCTGCCCCACCGCCGAGCCGACCG
This portion of the Labrys wisconsinensis genome encodes:
- a CDS encoding NADP-dependent oxidoreductase translates to MDDVRNRRIVLAARPQGRPVPSDFRIEEVPAPTPREGEILLQVLTLSLDPYMRGRMDAAKSYAAPVEVGGVMEGGTVAKVVASRHPGFAPGEIVLSHSGWQTYALSDGTGLRKLDPAQAPVSTALGVLGMPGFTAYAGLLAIGRPKPGETVVVAAASGPVGSAVGQIARIKGARAVGIVGGADKLAFVRDELGFDAVVDHRAPDLPGQLHGACPEGIDIYFENVGGAVWDAVFPLLNTFARIPVCGLIAQYSEAGPFPGPDRLPLMMRQVLTKSFTLRGFIQREFADQRPAFYRDMAGWIADGRVRYREDVVDGLEAAPQAFIGMLEGRNFGKLLVRVSAG